A region of the Thermodesulfobacteriota bacterium genome:
CCCGGGTCCGCTACCTCGTCCTCCGGCTCGGCGAGACCGAGGACGACGCGGCCCGGGCCCGGGAGAAGGCCGACGAGGCGTACCGGAGGCTGGTCCCCCGCCTGTTTGGCACGGGGGAGGACTTCGTCGCGGTAGCGCAGCAGTACTCCGAAGACCCGGTGCGGGCCCAGCAGCCCGTCTGGGTGGGCGAAGGGCCGGACGTGCTGGCCGAGGTCACCCAGCACGGGCTCCACGAGTACATCGAGGGCATCCCGGTGGGGAAGATCGGCAAGCCGTTCGAGTGGGGCCGCGCCGTGTACCTTTTCGAAGTCCTCGAACGGGAGAAGCCCGCGCCCATTCCCCTCGAGGAAGCCGAGGCCCTGATCCGTGAGGAGCTGCTGGCCAGGAAACACCAGGAACTGAGGCTCCGGCTGAACGAGGGGCTCATGGAGAAGGCCGGGGTCCAAGTGTACGAGAGCACGCTCCAGGCCCTGGCCGCCGAGGCGGCGGCGAGCCTGGCGGCCCGGCCGTGACCGGGGCCGAGTGAAAGGAGCGAGTGGATGACCGAAGCGTCCGAGACGGCCACCTGGGAGGTGACCATCGAAGGCCTCGACTGCGCCGACTGCGCCGCGACCCTGGCCCGGGACATAGCCAAGATCCAGGGCGTGGAACAGGCGGATCTCAACTTCTCCGCCGCCCGGCTCACCGTCGCCTACGACCCCCGGGCCTTTCGGCGCGAGGCGGCGGAGCGGGAGATCGTGCGCTGCGGCTACCGGGTCAAGAAGCCACCGGGTCTGCGCCAGGTCGCCTTGGTCGTCCCCGAGATGGACTGTGCGGACGAGTCGGCCCTCATCGAGAAGGCGCTCGGCAAGCTCGCCGGGGTGGAGCAGCTTCGGTTCTACCTGGTCTCCCGGGAGGTGCGGGTGGAGTACGACCCGACCCGGATCGACCCGGACCGGATGGTCGAGGCGGTCCGCCGCACCGGGCTGGAGGTGCGCCAGAAGGGAAAGGAGCGCCGGGCCGAGTCGTTCTGGCAGCGGCACCGCCACCTCTTGCTGACGGGCCTGTGCGGCGTCCTGATCGCGGGGGCGCTGGCCTCGTCGTGGGCGGACGCCCCCCACCGGGCCACCGACGCCCTCTACATCGCGGCCATGGTCGCCGGCGGGTTCTTCGTGGCCAAAAAAGGCCTCCTGGCCCTGCGCACCCTCACCTTCGACATGAACTTCCTGATGACCGTGGCCGTGATCGGGGCCGCCCTCATCGAGGAGTGGCTCGAGGGCGCGACGGTGCTCTTCCTCTTCTCGGTGGCGAACCTCCTCCAGGGCTACACCATGGATCGGGCGCGAAACGCCATCCGGGCCCTCATGGAGCTCGCCCCGGCCGAGGCCCTGGTGCGCCGCAACGGCCGGGACGAGAGAGTCCCGGTGGAAGAGGTCCGGGTCGGCGAGATCCTGGTCGTGCGGCCCGGGGAGAAGATCGGGCTCGACGGCCGGGTGACGACCGGCAGCTCCCACGTGAACCAGGCGCCGATCACCGGGGAGTCGATGCCGGTGGAGAAGAACCCCGGCGACCCGGTCTTCGCCGGCACCCTCAACCAGAACGGCGCCCTGGAGGTGGAGGTCAGCCACCTGAGCGAGGACACCACCCTGGCGCGGATCGTCCACATGGTGGAGGAGGCCCAGGCCCAGAAGGCCCCCTCCATGAGCTTCGTGGAGAAGTTTGCCCGCATCTACACTCCCGCGGTGATCGTGGGTGCCGTCCTCGTTGCTGCGGTGCCGCCCCTGGCCTTCGGCCTGCCCTTCGCCGATTGGTTCTACCGGGCACTGGTGCTGCTGGTGATCGCTTGCCCCTGCGCCCTGGTGATTTCCACCCCGGTCGCCATCGTGGCCGGCCTGTCGGCGGCGGCCCGCCACGGCATCCTGGTCAAGGGCGGCGTGTACCTGGAGGAGGCGGGGGCGCTCCGGGTGCTGGCCTTCGACAAGACCGGCACCCTCACGCGCGGCGTGCCCCGGGTGATCGACGTGGTGGGCCTGAACGGTACGGGGGAGGCGGCGGTCCTGCGGCTCGCCGCCGGGCTGGAGCAGCGCTCCGAGCACCACCTGGGGCGGGCAATCCTGGAGGAGGCCCAGGCGCGGGGGATCCCGTCCCCCGACGCCACCGGGTTCCGGGCCATCCCCGGGCAGGGGGCCCGAGCCGAGGTGGACGGCGTCACCTACCACATCGGCAACCACCGCCTGTGCGAGAGCCTGGGCGCCTGCGATCCCGAGCTCGACCGACAGCTCCTGGTCTTCGAGCGGCAGGGGAAGACCGCGGTGATCCTGGCGGGGGACGGCAGGGCCCTTGGCATCCTCGCCATTGCCGACGAGCTCAGGCCCGAGAGCGCCGGGGCGATCGAAGGGCTGAGGCGCGCCGGGATTCAACGGGTGGTGATGCTCACCGGCGACAACCGGGGCACGGCCGAGGCCATCGCGGGGGCGCTCGCCGTGGACGAGGTCCACGCCGAACTGATGCCCGAGGACAAGGTGGCGATCATCGAGCGGCTGGCCCGGGACCACGGCAAGGTGGCCATGGTGGGGGACGGCGTGAACGACGCGCCCTCCCTGGCCGCGGCCACGGTCGGGATCGCCATGGGCACCGCCGGCACCGACACGGCCCTGGAGACCGCCGACGTGGCGCTGATGACCGACGACCTGGGGAAGCTCCCGTTCCTGATGCGCCTGAGCCGCCAGACCCTGGCCGTGATCCGCCTGAACATCGCCTTCGCCCTCCTGGTGAAGGCGGCCTTCATCGCCCTGGCGGTGCCGGGGCTGGCCACCCTGTGGATGGCCGTGGGGGCCGACACCGGCGCCACGATCCTGGTGGTCTTGAA
Encoded here:
- a CDS encoding heavy metal translocating P-type ATPase, which translates into the protein MTEASETATWEVTIEGLDCADCAATLARDIAKIQGVEQADLNFSAARLTVAYDPRAFRREAAEREIVRCGYRVKKPPGLRQVALVVPEMDCADESALIEKALGKLAGVEQLRFYLVSREVRVEYDPTRIDPDRMVEAVRRTGLEVRQKGKERRAESFWQRHRHLLLTGLCGVLIAGALASSWADAPHRATDALYIAAMVAGGFFVAKKGLLALRTLTFDMNFLMTVAVIGAALIEEWLEGATVLFLFSVANLLQGYTMDRARNAIRALMELAPAEALVRRNGRDERVPVEEVRVGEILVVRPGEKIGLDGRVTTGSSHVNQAPITGESMPVEKNPGDPVFAGTLNQNGALEVEVSHLSEDTTLARIVHMVEEAQAQKAPSMSFVEKFARIYTPAVIVGAVLVAAVPPLAFGLPFADWFYRALVLLVIACPCALVISTPVAIVAGLSAAARHGILVKGGVYLEEAGALRVLAFDKTGTLTRGVPRVIDVVGLNGTGEAAVLRLAAGLEQRSEHHLGRAILEEAQARGIPSPDATGFRAIPGQGARAEVDGVTYHIGNHRLCESLGACDPELDRQLLVFERQGKTAVILAGDGRALGILAIADELRPESAGAIEGLRRAGIQRVVMLTGDNRGTAEAIAGALAVDEVHAELMPEDKVAIIERLARDHGKVAMVGDGVNDAPSLAAATVGIAMGTAGTDTALETADVALMTDDLGKLPFLMRLSRQTLAVIRLNIAFALLVKAAFIALAVPGLATLWMAVGADTGATILVVLNGLRLLRANEG
- a CDS encoding peptidyl-prolyl cis-trans isomerase, with protein sequence RVRYLVLRLGETEDDAARAREKADEAYRRLVPRLFGTGEDFVAVAQQYSEDPVRAQQPVWVGEGPDVLAEVTQHGLHEYIEGIPVGKIGKPFEWGRAVYLFEVLEREKPAPIPLEEAEALIREELLARKHQELRLRLNEGLMEKAGVQVYESTLQALAAEAAASLAARP